One window from the genome of Dyadobacter sp. CECT 9275 encodes:
- a CDS encoding SusD/RagB family nutrient-binding outer membrane lipoprotein encodes MKKISLFVLSGLLLIAVSCKESEFTERYADPAKVSQTTIEKQYTGFLGAANDYILPKYWNYFVALRTSLLRYTQAVGWPNDQGQYVPGSSGVESVWFNYYNVLAQYRELQKVYATASADEQKEKRIFLLTATVYLYDYTQRIIDLYGDIPFLKAGMLSTNGGDYEASAAPFDGADVLYTKMLDELKAMSAELNTITLNVGYQKSFTTQDYINKGDLTKWKRYTNSLRLRMLNRVSGAAAFSTRANAEMAEILGNSATYPVVDANDQNIQINIFNVNTPINIDDFQGGLEGTGWYANTAGKKMIDHMNTNADPRLPVLFEPGEKAGGTFTGIDPLATNADQTLQTNGGLIAIYNRFTISRNKFLFGTIFNAAQVSLIKAEYYLRTGNDASAKTAYETAISQSVKYYNGILALSNATGVAIPVAATDAQIATYIAADGIAWAKATSSAEKLSLIANQKWIHFNILQSYENWAEMRRLDLPVLSFVTDASNNQTLPPVRWNYPNNEITYNNANYRLVADKDKLTTKIFWDVK; translated from the coding sequence ATGAAAAAGATATCATTATTCGTATTATCAGGGCTTTTGCTGATTGCGGTTTCATGTAAAGAATCGGAATTTACCGAGCGCTACGCCGACCCTGCGAAAGTTTCGCAGACAACGATTGAAAAACAGTACACGGGGTTTCTTGGTGCTGCCAATGACTATATTCTCCCTAAGTACTGGAATTATTTTGTGGCTTTGCGGACAAGCCTCTTACGCTACACCCAGGCCGTAGGCTGGCCCAATGACCAGGGACAATATGTACCCGGCTCATCAGGTGTAGAAAGTGTATGGTTCAACTATTACAACGTGTTGGCCCAATATCGGGAGTTGCAAAAGGTATATGCCACTGCTTCTGCTGACGAACAGAAGGAAAAGCGTATTTTCCTGTTAACGGCTACGGTATACCTGTACGATTATACACAGAGAATCATTGATTTATACGGCGATATCCCTTTTTTGAAAGCGGGGATGTTGAGCACCAACGGTGGCGACTACGAGGCTTCTGCCGCTCCTTTCGACGGGGCAGATGTACTTTATACCAAAATGCTGGATGAGCTGAAGGCCATGTCTGCCGAGCTGAATACCATTACGCTGAACGTAGGTTATCAGAAATCATTCACCACTCAGGATTACATCAATAAAGGTGATCTGACAAAATGGAAACGTTATACCAACTCGCTACGTCTGAGAATGCTCAACCGTGTATCGGGTGCGGCTGCTTTCAGTACACGTGCCAATGCGGAAATGGCGGAGATCCTTGGAAATTCTGCTACTTACCCGGTTGTGGATGCGAACGACCAGAACATCCAGATCAATATTTTCAATGTAAATACACCAATTAACATCGACGATTTCCAGGGCGGACTGGAAGGTACTGGTTGGTATGCCAACACAGCAGGTAAAAAGATGATCGATCACATGAATACCAATGCTGACCCCCGCCTACCGGTCTTGTTTGAACCGGGTGAAAAGGCTGGTGGTACATTCACCGGAATCGATCCTCTGGCTACCAATGCCGATCAGACATTGCAAACCAATGGCGGTCTCATTGCGATTTACAACCGCTTTACGATCAGCCGGAACAAATTCCTGTTCGGTACGATTTTCAATGCTGCACAGGTAAGTCTGATCAAAGCGGAATACTACCTGCGTACGGGTAACGATGCTTCGGCTAAGACAGCATACGAAACAGCTATCAGCCAGTCGGTGAAATACTATAATGGTATCCTTGCGCTGAGCAACGCAACAGGTGTAGCCATACCGGTTGCAGCCACAGACGCGCAGATTGCTACCTATATCGCTGCGGACGGAATCGCCTGGGCGAAAGCGACCAGCAGTGCTGAGAAACTTTCATTGATCGCCAATCAGAAGTGGATTCACTTTAACATTCTTCAGTCTTATGAAAACTGGGCTGAAATGAGAAGACTGGACCTGCCTGTTCTTTCTTTTGTGACAGACGCAAGCAACAACCAGACTTTGCCACCGGTAAGATGGAACTATCCTAACAACGAGATCACCTACAACAATGCCAACTATAGGCTGGTCGCAGATAAGGATAAACTGACTACTAAGATTTTCTGGGATGTGAAATAG
- a CDS encoding outer membrane beta-barrel protein, with the protein MNKFLSVFFLNLFATVSIVLAQENFQPGYMISYTGDTLKGFIDYRNWVINPDQIAFKKTPVSEASVHLVEEIKGFSVNNETYEKATVQHDINPTRTEDLTYSPVPKYEKRTFLLMVLYRGQKSLYFLRDRDKRVSLYIKNEAGEFVLLVRYRYRVEGGNVITSSMYKDQLGAYLNDCQAAARKIKLLTYSEISVGKLFKEYYTRCSQLEAVSVTVPEKPGFEFGVTAGATVTTLKFRGDTDLDRLKFDPSLRPAAGIYLNVTVPRNNRRLSIYNELILSNYSLASYSLTPVIGGAQTRTDRTIGMSYIKLTNLLRYQFSAGKVKFFVNGGISNGLAVSETNKERLENITSSGSIVHENKFLSRTRKYEQGWVVGVGGRAGKISLELRREASNGMSAFGDLNSSVTRYFLLLGYQFH; encoded by the coding sequence ATGAATAAATTTCTCTCAGTATTTTTTTTAAACCTGTTCGCTACGGTTTCGATTGTTTTGGCTCAGGAGAATTTCCAGCCAGGTTACATGATTTCGTATACCGGTGATACCCTCAAAGGTTTCATCGATTATCGAAACTGGGTTATCAATCCTGACCAGATTGCGTTCAAAAAAACACCTGTATCCGAAGCCAGTGTTCATCTTGTGGAAGAAATAAAAGGCTTCTCTGTCAACAATGAAACATACGAGAAGGCGACCGTACAGCATGACATCAACCCCACACGTACCGAGGATCTGACCTATTCACCGGTTCCCAAATACGAAAAGCGAACCTTCTTGCTGATGGTTCTCTATCGCGGGCAGAAGAGTCTGTATTTTTTAAGGGACAGAGATAAACGGGTAAGCCTTTACATCAAAAACGAGGCAGGGGAATTCGTTCTTCTGGTCAGATATCGATACAGGGTGGAAGGAGGTAACGTTATTACCAGTTCGATGTATAAAGATCAGTTAGGTGCCTATCTTAATGACTGCCAGGCCGCTGCCAGGAAAATAAAATTATTGACTTATTCCGAAATATCCGTCGGCAAACTCTTTAAAGAATATTACACGCGCTGTAGCCAGCTGGAAGCAGTTTCCGTCACAGTTCCTGAGAAGCCCGGATTTGAATTTGGTGTTACCGCCGGAGCTACCGTTACCACGCTGAAATTCAGAGGAGATACGGATCTGGACCGTTTAAAATTTGATCCATCTCTCAGGCCCGCCGCCGGTATATATCTCAATGTAACAGTGCCACGGAACAATCGACGTCTTTCCATTTACAACGAGTTAATACTCAGTAATTATTCGTTGGCAAGTTACAGTTTGACTCCAGTGATTGGCGGAGCGCAAACGAGAACGGACCGCACGATAGGAATGAGTTATATCAAATTGACAAATTTATTGCGCTATCAGTTTTCGGCCGGGAAGGTGAAGTTTTTTGTCAATGGTGGCATTTCCAATGGTCTTGCTGTCAGCGAAACCAATAAGGAACGACTGGAAAACATTACCAGCTCGGGCAGTATTGTTCATGAAAACAAATTCCTGTCAAGAACCCGAAAATATGAGCAGGGATGGGTTGTAGGTGTGGGTGGCAGGGCCGGAAAAATTTCTCTCGAATTACGCAGAGAGGCAAGCAACGGCATGTCGGCATTTGGAGATCTTAATTCATCCGTAACCAGATATTTTCTTTTGCTTGGCTATCAGTTTCATTAA
- a CDS encoding FG-GAP repeat domain-containing protein: MLIFRAGAAIFFCVWVTSLSVKQGNEESLPVSHTELSLQADSTMDGKKLAMQYCAGCHLFPAPDLLDKKTWVGRVLPNMALRLGVRKPGEDPYVGQPAGEEKLMRELNVYPETAMLSEEAWEKIVAYYEKEAPEEPLPQKSIPAVADTLPLFKTAHITIGDKSAPKTTMLKFDPGTSQLYVGDDQQALYVLDSQFQLKDTWWVDTAPVDIDFPKNAPPRLLTIGIFSPSEQKLGRLMSLDRAGKSAATVNIQSLPRPVQFSTGDLNMDGKEDVVIAGFGNNSGKLFWYNGFDPSKENILKALPGARRTEILDINKDKKPDVIALMAQAREQVSIFYNLGNGKFREKVVLQFPPSYGTSYFELADFNKDGFQDILLTNGDNWDYSAIAKNYHGVRIYLNDGRDNFREAWFYPLYGASKAVARDFDNDGDLDIAATSFYSDLNNPQHGFLYLSNEGKMNFKAFSTPMAVSGKWMTMEVADFDKDGDLDIVLGSYFQTIGEMTKLIFQGVTSFPQLMVLTNQKK, translated from the coding sequence ATGCTGATATTCAGAGCCGGTGCCGCAATATTTTTTTGTGTTTGGGTTACCTCCCTTTCCGTAAAACAGGGGAATGAAGAAAGCTTACCCGTTTCTCATACCGAACTGTCGTTACAGGCAGATTCAACCATGGATGGGAAAAAGCTGGCGATGCAGTACTGTGCGGGCTGCCACCTTTTTCCTGCCCCCGATTTACTGGATAAAAAAACCTGGGTGGGCAGAGTGCTGCCCAACATGGCGCTTCGTCTCGGTGTCAGAAAACCTGGCGAAGACCCGTACGTCGGCCAGCCCGCTGGTGAGGAAAAGCTTATGCGGGAGCTCAATGTATATCCCGAAACGGCCATGCTGTCTGAGGAGGCCTGGGAAAAAATTGTCGCTTATTACGAAAAAGAAGCCCCCGAAGAACCGTTGCCACAAAAAAGTATTCCTGCCGTTGCAGATACTTTACCCTTATTTAAAACAGCGCATATTACCATAGGAGATAAAAGTGCGCCCAAAACGACGATGCTCAAATTTGACCCGGGAACGTCGCAGTTGTATGTCGGAGATGATCAGCAGGCACTTTATGTACTGGACAGTCAATTTCAACTGAAAGACACCTGGTGGGTGGACACAGCGCCCGTAGATATTGACTTCCCTAAAAACGCGCCGCCGAGACTTCTCACAATTGGTATTTTTAGCCCTTCCGAACAGAAACTCGGGCGGCTCATGTCGCTTGACAGAGCCGGTAAATCGGCGGCAACCGTGAACATTCAGTCACTACCCCGGCCCGTTCAATTCTCAACCGGAGATTTGAATATGGATGGGAAAGAAGATGTGGTGATAGCAGGCTTTGGAAACAATTCGGGAAAGTTATTTTGGTACAATGGTTTTGATCCTTCGAAGGAAAACATTCTGAAAGCCCTCCCTGGTGCCAGAAGAACAGAGATACTGGACATTAACAAGGACAAAAAGCCTGACGTGATCGCCCTGATGGCCCAGGCCCGGGAGCAGGTCTCTATTTTTTACAATCTCGGCAATGGAAAGTTCAGGGAGAAGGTAGTACTACAGTTTCCGCCGTCATACGGAACGAGTTACTTCGAACTCGCCGACTTCAACAAAGATGGCTTTCAGGATATACTGCTTACCAATGGCGACAACTGGGATTATTCCGCTATTGCAAAAAATTATCATGGTGTAAGGATTTACCTGAACGATGGCCGGGATAACTTTAGGGAGGCCTGGTTTTACCCGCTTTACGGCGCCAGCAAAGCAGTTGCCAGAGATTTTGACAACGATGGAGACCTTGATATAGCGGCTACCTCTTTCTACTCAGACCTTAACAATCCACAGCACGGGTTTCTTTATCTTTCAAATGAAGGAAAAATGAACTTCAAGGCTTTTTCAACGCCGATGGCGGTTTCGGGGAAATGGATGACGATGGAGGTTGCCGATTTTGACAAGGATGGCGATTTGGATATAGTACTCGGCTCCTATTTTCAAACCATCGGCGAAATGACCAAACTGATTTTTCAGGGCGTGACATCGTTTCCGCAGTTGATGGTGCTGACCAATCAAAAGAAGTGA
- a CDS encoding carbohydrate-binding domain-containing protein has product MTPFLKICQLSIPVRIASFGKIFLFVFYCITLATVMSCSKEKEDVTPGDESTSENSIVIDSTTTSSAAAEGNTDTAANADDLLDSSTFSTVVTISFGSTVAISNPAAGAGVSVTETNGDVVVNATIAEVEYVLSGTTTNGSVKIYSDKKFKLTLNGVNITNNDGPAINVQSSKRAFVVLADNTSNTLADAATYTPSGEEDMKATFFSEGQLIFSGNGSVSIKGNYKHAIASDDYVRVISGNITVTAATSDGIHTNDAFIADGGTLNITTSGDGIQCEEGYIVINNGNFTINVVDKGISAAWDTDDTIDPYLTINGGTIKVTSSAGEGIESKSVITINNGNISVSAKDDGINAGSFIYINGGNTYAYSTSNDGIDSNGKITVTGGKTVSVGSTAPEEGFDCDRNTFKITGGTIVGIGGATSTPTANVSTQASVILGGGTMNQLVHIASGDGAETLTFLIPRTYATMLFSSPKLKVGTAYKLYTGGSVSGGANLNGLYTSGIYTRGTQASTFTTSSMVTKVSGSQGL; this is encoded by the coding sequence ATGACACCATTCTTAAAAATCTGCCAGCTATCCATTCCCGTTAGGATAGCAAGTTTCGGGAAAATATTCCTTTTCGTTTTTTATTGTATTACTTTAGCTACGGTGATGTCGTGCTCCAAAGAAAAGGAGGATGTTACACCGGGAGATGAAAGTACATCAGAAAATTCCATAGTGATCGACAGTACCACCACTTCTTCGGCTGCTGCGGAGGGTAATACGGATACAGCAGCAAATGCGGATGATCTTCTTGACAGCAGTACCTTTTCAACTGTGGTAACGATCAGTTTCGGAAGTACCGTTGCCATTTCCAATCCGGCTGCTGGTGCTGGTGTTTCGGTAACAGAAACCAACGGGGATGTGGTGGTGAACGCTACCATTGCCGAGGTTGAATACGTACTGTCGGGTACCACCACCAACGGTTCTGTTAAAATTTACAGTGATAAAAAATTCAAACTTACCCTGAACGGTGTGAACATCACCAACAATGATGGACCGGCTATTAATGTACAATCCAGCAAAAGGGCCTTTGTGGTACTGGCGGATAATACCTCCAATACCCTCGCAGACGCAGCGACCTATACCCCCAGCGGAGAAGAAGATATGAAAGCCACCTTTTTTAGTGAGGGACAGCTGATTTTTTCCGGAAACGGAAGCGTGAGTATCAAGGGTAATTACAAACATGCCATTGCAAGCGACGATTATGTGCGGGTAATCAGCGGTAATATTACGGTAACAGCCGCTACCTCTGACGGAATCCATACCAATGATGCTTTTATTGCCGACGGGGGTACACTGAATATCACTACGTCCGGAGATGGTATCCAGTGCGAGGAAGGTTACATTGTGATCAATAACGGCAACTTCACCATCAATGTGGTGGATAAAGGTATCTCTGCTGCATGGGATACCGATGATACCATAGACCCGTACTTGACCATCAACGGAGGTACAATAAAAGTTACTTCGTCAGCAGGGGAGGGAATTGAAAGTAAAAGTGTGATCACCATTAATAACGGCAATATCAGCGTCAGCGCAAAAGACGACGGAATAAATGCAGGTTCATTTATTTATATCAATGGCGGAAATACCTATGCATACAGTACCTCTAACGACGGAATTGATTCTAACGGAAAGATAACCGTTACCGGCGGAAAGACGGTTTCAGTAGGTTCTACAGCGCCAGAGGAAGGGTTTGACTGCGACCGCAACACTTTCAAAATTACCGGGGGGACCATCGTCGGGATTGGCGGTGCCACCAGCACGCCAACAGCAAACGTAAGTACGCAGGCATCCGTGATACTTGGGGGAGGAACCATGAATCAACTGGTACATATAGCATCCGGTGACGGAGCAGAAACGCTGACTTTTCTCATCCCGAGAACTTACGCCACCATGCTCTTTTCTAGCCCCAAACTGAAAGTTGGAACAGCCTATAAGTTATATACCGGAGGAAGTGTAAGCGGTGGCGCTAATTTGAACGGACTGTACACCAGCGGTATTTATACCCGGGGAACGCAGGCTTCGACATTCACTACCAGCAGCATGGTTACCAAAGTGAGCGGGAGCCAGGGGTTGTAG
- a CDS encoding PVC-type heme-binding CxxCH protein, with translation MIWATSGFGVLAQQSKKIPVQDTGKFDRDYALEATMLGFFAKDGTRNPTLKAKKGELVRIRITNGEIMTHDIALEKLGIKSKTILEKGASTSITFKAEQSDTYFCSVPGHRAAGMVGSFEVVEGVISDVTIAGQLPLKDGKPLNLNFETGTLKDWTATGEAFANPLFSQDPSPVHEKEMNIGFEGKYFLSSGGTLHYKLTGTLTSVPFRVTQPFAAFRVSGGALQDTRVELVLAGTDQIIYHITGQGRATLQPAVVDLQPYLNKDIFIRIIDNETGISQIPYIANDKWAHINFDDFLFYPTRPDFPNELKQKDIIILPPLDPVLHAGLSGLEAAKVMTPPKGFKVTLAAAEPDIIRPISFTLDAKGRLWVVEGHTYPVPAPEGQGRDRILIFEDTDGDGTLDKRKVFAEGLNLVSGIEVGMGGVWLGAAPYLLFIPVDAKTDQPAGPPQKLLDGWGVHDTHEVLNNLRWGPDGWLYGTHGVFTHSNVGKPGASDAERTKINAGVWRYHPTTHQFEVFAEGSSNPWGIDFNDYGHPFITVCVIPHMYHIIQGARYQRQAGKHFNPYTYDDIKTIADHVHWVGERGPHAGNFRSASAGGGHAHAGAMIYLGGDTWPKEYRNEIFMNNINGARLNVDHFERSGSGYEATHKTDFLAMNDSWSQWLNMKYDPSGSVYAIDWYDKNQCHSSNPDVHNKTMGRIFKITHENDKWVKVDLSKASDMELVNYQLNANEWYVRQARTILQERGPNKKVHKALKQILNSNPDPTRKLRALWTLHVTKGLTEKDLTDLLSHENEYMKSWAIQLLTENKTVSPATLKRFTELAQNDTSALVRLYLASAMLRLDPGQRWEVVDALAQKSEDKDDHNLPLMVWYAAEPLAALDMKRALQMAERAKLPKILPYTIQRVGAIGTDESKKVLKELNDKLGKMDHSHENHENLMLIGKVLEE, from the coding sequence ATGATCTGGGCAACTTCCGGGTTCGGTGTTCTGGCGCAACAGTCTAAAAAAATCCCGGTACAAGACACTGGTAAATTTGATCGTGATTATGCCCTGGAAGCTACCATGCTCGGTTTCTTTGCTAAAGATGGTACGCGTAATCCTACGTTAAAAGCAAAAAAGGGTGAGCTTGTACGTATCAGGATCACCAATGGTGAGATCATGACCCATGATATTGCGCTGGAAAAGCTCGGTATCAAAAGCAAAACGATTCTGGAAAAGGGTGCCAGTACCAGTATTACTTTCAAAGCGGAGCAGAGTGATACCTATTTTTGCTCAGTACCGGGGCACCGGGCGGCAGGGATGGTCGGAAGCTTCGAAGTAGTCGAAGGGGTAATATCCGATGTCACCATTGCCGGGCAATTGCCTTTAAAAGATGGAAAACCGTTAAATCTTAATTTTGAAACGGGTACCTTAAAAGACTGGACAGCTACTGGCGAGGCTTTTGCCAATCCGCTTTTTAGTCAGGATCCTTCGCCTGTTCATGAAAAGGAAATGAATATCGGTTTCGAGGGCAAATATTTCCTGAGCAGTGGCGGAACTCTTCACTATAAACTTACGGGAACTTTAACTTCCGTGCCTTTTCGGGTTACCCAGCCTTTTGCGGCTTTCAGAGTATCGGGCGGAGCGTTACAGGATACCCGCGTGGAACTGGTGCTGGCAGGTACCGATCAGATCATTTATCATATCACAGGCCAGGGCCGTGCTACGCTGCAGCCTGCTGTTGTTGATCTGCAGCCGTATTTAAACAAGGATATTTTTATTCGTATCATCGACAACGAAACGGGTATTTCGCAGATTCCATACATAGCCAACGACAAATGGGCGCACATTAATTTTGATGACTTCCTGTTTTACCCCACTCGTCCGGATTTCCCAAACGAACTGAAACAAAAAGATATTATTATCCTTCCTCCACTGGATCCTGTGTTGCATGCAGGACTTTCGGGTCTGGAAGCGGCCAAGGTAATGACGCCTCCCAAAGGTTTCAAAGTAACGCTTGCAGCTGCGGAACCGGATATTATCCGTCCGATAAGTTTTACGCTGGATGCAAAAGGGAGACTTTGGGTGGTGGAAGGGCATACCTATCCGGTGCCTGCACCCGAGGGGCAGGGCCGCGACCGGATCCTGATTTTTGAAGATACTGATGGTGACGGTACTCTGGACAAACGAAAGGTGTTTGCCGAAGGCCTGAACCTCGTCAGCGGGATTGAAGTGGGGATGGGAGGTGTTTGGCTGGGAGCTGCTCCGTATCTCTTGTTTATTCCGGTTGATGCCAAAACGGACCAACCTGCTGGTCCCCCTCAGAAACTCCTTGACGGATGGGGTGTGCATGATACGCATGAAGTACTCAACAATCTCAGATGGGGGCCCGACGGCTGGTTATATGGTACACATGGGGTATTCACCCATTCTAATGTTGGCAAACCAGGCGCCTCGGATGCTGAACGGACCAAAATAAACGCCGGTGTATGGAGATATCACCCGACCACCCATCAGTTTGAGGTTTTTGCGGAAGGGTCCAGTAATCCCTGGGGAATTGATTTTAATGATTACGGACATCCCTTTATCACGGTTTGCGTGATCCCGCACATGTATCACATCATCCAGGGGGCTCGGTATCAGCGGCAGGCCGGGAAGCATTTCAATCCATACACTTATGATGATATCAAGACCATTGCCGATCATGTGCATTGGGTAGGTGAACGGGGACCACATGCAGGGAATTTCAGGTCGGCATCTGCTGGCGGCGGACATGCCCATGCCGGAGCGATGATTTATCTGGGAGGGGATACCTGGCCGAAGGAGTACCGCAACGAGATTTTTATGAATAACATTAACGGTGCCCGGCTTAACGTGGATCACTTTGAGCGGAGCGGGTCTGGTTACGAGGCTACACATAAAACAGATTTTCTGGCCATGAATGATTCATGGTCGCAATGGCTGAACATGAAATATGATCCGAGCGGGTCAGTATATGCAATTGACTGGTACGATAAAAATCAGTGTCACAGTTCAAATCCGGACGTGCACAATAAAACGATGGGAAGGATTTTTAAGATCACCCACGAAAATGATAAATGGGTTAAAGTAGATCTGTCAAAGGCTTCGGATATGGAACTGGTGAATTATCAGTTAAATGCCAACGAGTGGTATGTGCGGCAGGCCCGGACCATTTTGCAGGAACGCGGCCCGAATAAAAAGGTACATAAAGCATTGAAGCAGATACTTAACTCCAATCCCGACCCGACCCGTAAGCTGCGGGCGCTATGGACGTTGCATGTTACCAAAGGACTTACTGAAAAGGATTTGACGGATTTGCTCAGCCATGAAAACGAGTATATGAAAAGCTGGGCCATCCAGTTGCTGACCGAAAACAAGACCGTTTCTCCCGCAACACTGAAAAGATTTACCGAACTGGCTCAGAACGATACTTCTGCCTTGGTAAGATTGTACCTCGCTTCGGCGATGCTGCGCCTGGACCCGGGGCAGAGATGGGAGGTTGTGGATGCGCTCGCACAGAAATCTGAAGATAAAGACGATCATAATTTGCCTCTGATGGTATGGTATGCAGCGGAACCGCTTGCGGCGCTGGATATGAAACGGGCTCTGCAAATGGCCGAAAGAGCAAAATTGCCAAAGATACTGCCGTATACCATTCAACGTGTGGGGGCAATTGGCACGGACGAATCTAAAAAGGTATTGAAGGAACTGAACGACAAGCTGGGGAAAATGGATCATTCGCATGAGAATCATGAGAATCTGATGCTGATTGGAAAGGTGCTGGAAGAGTAG
- a CDS encoding tryptophan-rich sensory protein produces MKKTLQRSNVMALIVTIIINYLSNTGIFNGKTMATVSASYQNLFTPAGYAFAIWGLIYLGLAAFVIHQSRGLLSSSEVPAIVGRIGWSYVASCAANCFWVLAWLYEYTGTSVLIMIILLANLILIVKRTRMELDLITLKQIALEWWPFAIYLGWICVALIANVAAYLTKIQWAGFGISQVSWTIVMIFIAMVVNLFLTWNRNMRESASVGVWALIAVGVANKGEEQAVVYASLAASAILLLSTAVHGYRNRGNHFIVGNKTF; encoded by the coding sequence ATGAAAAAAACACTGCAACGATCCAATGTGATGGCACTGATCGTGACCATCATTATTAATTACCTATCCAATACCGGTATTTTCAATGGTAAGACCATGGCAACGGTTTCCGCTTCTTATCAGAACTTATTTACGCCCGCAGGATATGCATTTGCCATCTGGGGGCTGATCTACCTGGGACTAGCCGCTTTTGTTATCCACCAGTCCAGAGGGCTTTTAAGCTCGTCGGAGGTGCCCGCCATTGTAGGGCGGATCGGCTGGAGTTATGTGGCTTCCTGTGCCGCCAATTGCTTCTGGGTGCTGGCCTGGCTTTATGAATATACAGGTACCTCGGTGCTGATTATGATCATACTGCTTGCTAATCTGATACTGATCGTGAAACGGACCCGGATGGAGCTGGACCTGATTACGCTGAAGCAGATTGCCCTGGAATGGTGGCCTTTTGCCATTTATCTTGGCTGGATTTGTGTGGCTTTAATTGCCAATGTAGCGGCTTATCTTACCAAGATCCAGTGGGCGGGATTTGGTATTTCTCAGGTCAGCTGGACAATCGTCATGATTTTTATTGCAATGGTCGTTAATTTGTTTCTGACCTGGAATAGAAATATGAGGGAATCGGCCTCGGTGGGTGTTTGGGCACTCATTGCTGTAGGAGTAGCCAATAAGGGGGAAGAGCAGGCGGTTGTTTACGCTTCCTTAGCCGCTTCGGCAATTCTTTTGCTGAGTACGGCGGTGCATGGTTATCGCAACAGGGGCAATCATTTTATTGTCGGAAATAAAACATTCTAG